The Limnothrix sp. FACHB-406 genome contains a region encoding:
- a CDS encoding ferredoxin family protein, which produces MAHSIVTHTCEGVGDCVEACPVACIHPGPGKNNKGTDWFWIDFATCIDCGICLQVCPVEGAIVPEERSDLQRTPQ; this is translated from the coding sequence ATGGCTCATTCAATTGTGACCCACACCTGTGAAGGCGTGGGCGACTGCGTGGAAGCTTGTCCCGTCGCTTGCATTCACCCCGGCCCCGGCAAAAACAACAAGGGAACCGATTGGTTCTGGATTGATTTTGCCACCTGTATTGATTGCGGCATTTGCCTCCAAGTTTGTCCGGTGGAAGGGGCGATCGTCCCCGAAGAGCGATCGGACTTGCAGCGCACTCCCCAGTAG
- a CDS encoding glycine-rich domain-containing protein-like → MSTQPLANNSHGTSSIHGRLRQIDWRPILFKLTDATHGLGWSMERAIPALQGYLQFLRAIDRYPHMALVPSEDVDEVWHCHLLDTQKYAADCQWLFGRFIHHNPYLGTPTTGGKEALAQAWQETRRLLQTSVDELAGGSWGWLSDGPSTCVLSFQDLGDRPGLPLRIRADLSVELLPCA, encoded by the coding sequence ATGAGCACCCAGCCTCTGGCTAACAATTCCCACGGGACCAGCTCGATTCACGGACGCTTGCGACAAATTGACTGGCGACCGATTTTGTTCAAACTCACGGATGCAACCCATGGGTTGGGTTGGTCGATGGAGCGTGCAATCCCAGCGTTGCAAGGCTATTTGCAATTTTTACGAGCCATCGATCGCTATCCTCACATGGCCCTTGTACCCAGCGAGGACGTGGATGAAGTGTGGCACTGCCATTTGCTGGACACGCAAAAATATGCGGCCGATTGCCAGTGGCTCTTTGGTCGTTTTATTCACCACAATCCCTATTTGGGCACGCCAACCACGGGGGGCAAGGAGGCTTTGGCTCAGGCTTGGCAAGAAACTCGCCGGTTGCTCCAAACCTCGGTGGATGAACTGGCGGGCGGGTCTTGGGGCTGGTTGAGCGATGGCCCTTCCACTTGTGTGTTGTCCTTTCAAGATTTGGGCGATCGCCCTGGTTTGCCTCTCCGAATTCGGGCGGATCTGTCGGTGGAATTGCTGCCCTGTGCTTAG